One genomic window of Elusimicrobiota bacterium includes the following:
- a CDS encoding glycosyltransferase family 39 protein, which translates to MKPRLALFLAVPAVWAALHYGVLAYIFLHPASISLSIFTQTLKVLARLAVIAWLLAASMGLGRILLKPLALPYADQAERSILEAGLGLGLLSHTLFMFGLLHLWKPAPLAVLFVLMTMTAWTAARPLWNKLSIPTRLTWPQALFAAPIFLAALYGLISANAPPTEWDSLAVHLELPKLYAQLGHLLPLRWLSHGFDPMAVEMFYVPALVFKSAELPALVALLFEGLMAAALWALGSRISSRPAALAAVALFLCQPAVVSVSGTPGTDFGVGLFAMLAFWTAWRAVETRQGRWLILSGALSGLAAVSKTTGVFLAAALAAMLAFVALRQERALRKWTLAWAAAAALFALPWFLRTFIYMHNPIWPYLPQLFGGSPRDLYIFARLKDATLEGLGTGWRQLLLLPLHLIFEDPDTFHHSSRELLIPFLALGALNWRSACKDPFAKWSFAYLGLFTLLWFQAVQNWRYFIPLMPWLCLLTCGWAERTWRQAGWRAGAACVLAVGFIAVPALSANNALFPVLGLRPQDPRQSPQDAYLSRNIDSYPAMAYINQTFPADARILLYREVRPFYLDRYVLIGDPQNEMLIRYEERDTPEELYRRLRELGLTAVLVDPHLETFSTRVPGFMRAEALLRTVLQRYAAPPVDINGVWIYSWRTP; encoded by the coding sequence ATGAAGCCCCGGCTGGCTCTCTTCCTCGCCGTACCCGCAGTCTGGGCCGCGCTCCATTACGGCGTCCTCGCCTACATCTTCCTCCATCCTGCCTCGATCAGTCTCTCGATCTTCACCCAAACCCTCAAAGTCCTGGCCCGCCTGGCCGTCATAGCCTGGCTGCTCGCCGCCTCCATGGGCCTCGGCCGCATCCTCCTAAAGCCCCTCGCTTTGCCCTACGCGGACCAAGCCGAGCGCTCCATCCTCGAAGCCGGCCTCGGCCTCGGCCTCCTCAGCCACACCCTCTTCATGTTCGGACTCCTGCACCTCTGGAAGCCCGCGCCCTTGGCCGTCCTATTCGTCCTGATGACCATGACCGCATGGACAGCCGCGCGGCCCCTGTGGAACAAGCTCTCCATCCCGACACGACTGACCTGGCCCCAAGCTCTCTTCGCCGCGCCCATCTTCCTGGCCGCCCTCTACGGCCTCATCTCGGCCAATGCCCCGCCCACGGAATGGGACTCTTTGGCCGTCCACCTCGAGCTCCCCAAGCTCTACGCCCAACTCGGACACCTCCTGCCCCTGCGCTGGCTCTCCCACGGCTTCGACCCCATGGCCGTCGAGATGTTCTACGTCCCGGCCCTCGTCTTCAAGTCCGCCGAGCTGCCCGCGCTGGTCGCTCTTCTTTTCGAAGGCCTCATGGCCGCCGCCCTCTGGGCCTTGGGCAGCCGCATAAGCTCCCGACCCGCAGCTCTTGCAGCCGTCGCCCTATTCCTTTGCCAGCCCGCCGTCGTCAGCGTCAGCGGCACGCCCGGAACCGACTTCGGCGTCGGCCTGTTCGCCATGCTCGCCTTCTGGACCGCCTGGCGCGCCGTCGAGACCAGGCAAGGCCGCTGGCTCATCCTCTCCGGCGCGCTCAGCGGTCTGGCCGCCGTGTCCAAGACCACCGGCGTATTCCTGGCGGCGGCCCTGGCGGCCATGCTCGCCTTCGTCGCGCTGCGCCAAGAGCGCGCTTTGCGCAAATGGACGCTCGCCTGGGCCGCGGCCGCGGCCCTCTTCGCTTTGCCCTGGTTCCTGCGGACATTCATCTATATGCACAATCCCATCTGGCCCTATTTGCCCCAGCTCTTCGGCGGCAGTCCCAGGGATCTCTACATATTCGCACGGCTCAAGGACGCCACCTTGGAAGGCCTCGGCACCGGCTGGCGCCAGCTGCTTCTGCTGCCCCTGCACCTCATCTTCGAGGACCCGGACACCTTCCACCATTCCAGCCGGGAGCTGCTCATCCCCTTCCTCGCGTTGGGCGCCCTCAACTGGCGCAGCGCCTGCAAAGACCCTTTCGCCAAGTGGTCTTTCGCCTATCTGGGCCTCTTCACGCTCCTGTGGTTCCAAGCCGTGCAGAACTGGCGCTACTTCATCCCGCTCATGCCGTGGCTCTGCCTGCTCACCTGCGGCTGGGCCGAGCGGACCTGGCGGCAGGCAGGCTGGCGCGCGGGCGCGGCCTGCGTGCTCGCAGTCGGTTTCATCGCGGTCCCGGCCCTGTCCGCCAACAACGCCCTTTTCCCGGTGCTCGGACTGAGGCCCCAAGACCCCCGGCAAAGCCCGCAGGACGCGTATCTGAGCCGCAACATCGATTCCTATCCGGCCATGGCCTATATCAACCAAACGTTCCCGGCGGATGCCCGCATCCTCCTCTACCGGGAGGTCCGGCCCTTCTACCTCGACCGCTATGTCCTCATCGGCGACCCCCAGAACGAGATGCTCATCCGCTATGAAGAGCGCGACACGCCCGAAGAGCTCTACCGGCGGCTGCGCGAGCTCGGCCTGACCGCGGTTCTCGTCGATCCCCATCTGGAGACCTTCAGCACGCGCGTGCCGGGCTTCATGCGCGCCGAAGCCTTGCTGAGGACCGTGCTGCAGCGCTACGCCGCACCCCCCGTCGACATCAACGGCGTCTGGATCTATTCTTGGAGGACGCCGTGA
- a CDS encoding glycosyltransferase family 2 protein — MRIALIPIYNEETTLSGVLQSASRWADYLVLVDDGSLDGSARIARDWCLKRGAKGAFIALPENQGMGAALKAGFIHIARGLEAGHWRPQDLVVFVDADGQYQDAAPLRLCAHVESRGCDVASVRRDFSLYPFYKRLGNSLLSLWAGLLCGQRFYDIEAGMRVMKAGMIPSLLEYFMGLRYSCSQEIGIISVLLGFKVDNTLVQPVSYYRSRTRIIDFLANAAVGLIASLRVRFRRKVSGT, encoded by the coding sequence GTGAGGATCGCGCTCATCCCCATCTACAACGAGGAGACCACGCTCTCCGGGGTCCTGCAGTCCGCCAGCCGCTGGGCGGACTACCTGGTCCTGGTCGACGACGGCTCCTTGGACGGCTCCGCCCGCATCGCCCGCGATTGGTGCCTCAAGCGCGGGGCCAAGGGCGCCTTCATCGCCTTGCCCGAGAACCAGGGTATGGGCGCGGCGCTCAAGGCGGGCTTCATCCATATCGCGCGCGGCCTCGAAGCCGGACATTGGCGGCCCCAGGACCTGGTCGTGTTCGTGGACGCCGACGGGCAGTACCAGGACGCCGCCCCCCTGAGGCTCTGCGCCCATGTGGAGAGCCGCGGCTGCGACGTGGCCTCGGTGCGCCGCGATTTCTCCCTCTACCCCTTCTACAAGCGCTTGGGCAACAGCCTGCTCAGCCTCTGGGCCGGCCTCTTGTGCGGACAGCGCTTCTACGACATCGAAGCCGGCATGCGGGTCATGAAGGCCGGGATGATCCCGAGCCTGTTGGAGTACTTCATGGGCTTGCGCTACAGCTGCTCGCAGGAGATCGGGATCATCTCGGTCCTGCTGGGCTTCAAAGTGGACAACACCCTCGTCCAGCCCGTGAGCTACTACCGCTCCCGGACCCGGATCATCGACTTCCTGGCCAACGCAGCGGTGGGGCTCATCGCGAGCCTGCGGGTGCGTTTTCGGCGCAAGGTCTCCGGTACGTGA
- a CDS encoding alkaline phosphatase family protein: MNERLFSTGRVACAGIFTAALLGTVSLVPLLIPRAERFTPKVQPVPIAGARAPVAPRLIFIMVDGLGSDMALSSGFMPRLQAQLRQAAWGTALASFPTLTPNGLRALLSGRTGVPEPVFLGGMPAHWERDSVMARASAAGRRVFTIGQQDWPALFKDHAAHMELVAYTGRPEDPEVLRRAMRILRGDGWDFLAIHLFDLDGIGHREGTRSADYRRKLLWLDGRIMELAAAAGPQAAVLVTADHGQAADGSHGGMEMVVRRVPYVLWGRGIHPGRLGTFAQNDSASTLAAFMGLPPPIQARGLPHLEAFEISARDKASVMLDLLEQRRRRWFAARTDWPWLTSDPDSALQQARTRWQAGAYSGSAATAERAVAAVDHELDAHSPSQWVGRLTWLLWLMVLAASFSAAWPMARPRTRIAAGVLVALCLGLLVLPLRIDGLWPPAMAWGLAASAGLLLLSMSSGLDAPALSWRGWFLWWAALATIAFPSLVDVSLWSWAVLVFLLALRLARWERPGLPPLAWAAATLAACAVMSAWASGTEMSTLRYCLPHFDLRRFGAAPWRAVELGAALALAAVLYRRLVAELGRKPAMISCAVAVAPVVLALLPWPQALRHWTWGLCLLSLGAAWLSPLPPQAKAFWASLAGLAFCRTQSSGSEACLLALATLAGWRWALLTVVPVPLWEGLGLVGLCLWAYVLPGGRLDFSHISVAAAYSGMGKVWNPRLLAALAALKPIGFLLTPILGLLVDLPAVALPSGMTVLGALSAGSMTLLWFDKFYFKLPMSSLVDTSWYERLLWGGVTAWLLILAWAGLQAFTYRRPCAENAPAGSR, encoded by the coding sequence TTGAACGAGCGCCTGTTTTCCACGGGCCGGGTCGCCTGCGCCGGGATCTTCACCGCGGCGCTGCTGGGGACCGTCTCTTTGGTCCCCCTGCTCATACCCCGGGCGGAGCGCTTCACACCCAAAGTCCAACCGGTGCCCATCGCGGGAGCCCGCGCGCCTGTGGCGCCGCGCCTGATCTTCATCATGGTCGACGGGCTGGGCTCCGACATGGCCCTGTCCTCGGGCTTCATGCCGCGCCTGCAGGCCCAGTTGCGGCAAGCGGCCTGGGGGACCGCCCTGGCGTCTTTCCCGACCTTGACCCCCAACGGGCTGCGGGCCCTCTTGAGCGGCCGGACCGGAGTGCCGGAGCCCGTGTTCCTGGGCGGGATGCCGGCGCACTGGGAGCGCGACTCGGTGATGGCCCGGGCCAGCGCGGCCGGCCGCCGGGTGTTCACCATAGGCCAGCAGGATTGGCCCGCCCTGTTCAAGGACCACGCCGCCCACATGGAGCTCGTCGCCTACACGGGCCGCCCGGAAGACCCGGAGGTCTTGCGCCGGGCCATGCGCATCCTCCGGGGGGACGGCTGGGATTTCCTGGCCATCCACCTCTTCGACCTCGACGGCATCGGGCATCGCGAAGGCACCCGCTCGGCCGACTACCGCCGCAAGCTGCTTTGGCTGGACGGACGGATCATGGAGCTGGCCGCGGCCGCCGGCCCGCAGGCCGCCGTCCTGGTGACGGCGGATCACGGACAAGCCGCGGACGGCAGCCATGGCGGCATGGAGATGGTCGTCCGCCGGGTGCCCTACGTCCTCTGGGGGCGCGGCATCCATCCCGGCCGGCTGGGGACGTTCGCTCAGAACGATTCGGCTTCCACTTTGGCCGCGTTCATGGGCCTGCCGCCGCCGATCCAAGCCAGAGGGCTGCCGCACCTCGAAGCTTTTGAGATCTCCGCGCGCGACAAGGCCTCGGTCATGCTCGACCTGCTGGAGCAGCGCCGCAGGCGCTGGTTCGCGGCGCGCACCGATTGGCCCTGGCTGACGAGCGATCCGGATTCAGCGCTCCAGCAGGCCCGGACCCGCTGGCAGGCCGGCGCCTATAGCGGCAGCGCCGCAACCGCGGAGCGCGCCGTGGCGGCCGTGGACCATGAGCTCGATGCGCACTCGCCGAGCCAGTGGGTCGGGCGCTTGACTTGGCTGCTGTGGCTGATGGTGCTGGCCGCTTCCTTCAGCGCGGCTTGGCCCATGGCCCGGCCCAGGACCCGGATCGCTGCCGGGGTCCTGGTGGCCTTATGCCTGGGACTTCTGGTCCTCCCCCTGCGGATCGACGGTCTTTGGCCGCCGGCCATGGCTTGGGGGCTGGCCGCCTCGGCTGGACTGCTCCTATTGAGCATGTCCTCCGGGCTGGATGCCCCGGCCCTGAGCTGGCGGGGCTGGTTTCTGTGGTGGGCGGCGCTGGCTACCATCGCCTTCCCGAGCCTGGTGGACGTCTCCCTCTGGTCGTGGGCCGTCCTGGTCTTTCTGCTCGCGCTGCGGCTGGCCCGGTGGGAGCGGCCCGGACTGCCGCCCCTGGCTTGGGCCGCGGCGACTTTGGCGGCCTGCGCCGTCATGAGCGCCTGGGCCAGCGGGACGGAGATGTCCACGCTGCGCTATTGCCTGCCTCATTTCGACCTGCGCCGTTTCGGCGCCGCTCCTTGGCGCGCCGTAGAGCTCGGCGCCGCGCTGGCCCTGGCGGCCGTGCTCTACCGGCGCCTGGTCGCGGAGCTGGGCCGCAAGCCGGCCATGATCTCATGCGCCGTCGCGGTCGCTCCCGTGGTTTTAGCTCTTCTGCCCTGGCCGCAGGCCCTGCGTCATTGGACGTGGGGGCTCTGCCTGCTCTCGCTGGGCGCGGCCTGGCTCTCGCCCCTGCCGCCTCAGGCCAAGGCCTTCTGGGCCAGCCTGGCCGGCCTGGCCTTCTGCCGCACGCAATCCTCCGGCAGCGAAGCGTGCCTGCTCGCTTTGGCGACGCTGGCCGGCTGGCGCTGGGCCTTGCTGACCGTGGTGCCGGTGCCGCTCTGGGAAGGGCTGGGCTTGGTCGGGCTGTGCTTGTGGGCCTACGTCCTGCCCGGGGGACGGCTGGATTTCTCGCACATCTCCGTTGCTGCCGCCTACTCCGGCATGGGCAAGGTCTGGAATCCTCGTCTTCTGGCCGCGCTGGCGGCGCTCAAGCCCATAGGATTCCTCCTCACCCCCATCCTGGGACTGCTCGTGGACCTCCCCGCCGTGGCCCTGCCGTCAGGCATGACCGTGCTCGGCGCCTTGTCGGCCGGCAGCATGACCTTGCTATGGTTCGACAAGTTCTATTTCAAGCTGCCGATGTCGAGCCTAGTGGACACCTCGTGGTATGAGCGCCTGCTCTGGGGCGGGGTCACGGCGTGGCTCCTGATCCTGGCCTGGGCGGGGCTCCAGGCGTTCACGTACCGGAGACCTTGCGCCGAAAACGCACCCGCAGGCTCGCGATGA